The following is a genomic window from Bradysia coprophila strain Holo2 chromosome IV unlocalized genomic scaffold, BU_Bcop_v1 contig_5, whole genome shotgun sequence.
ATCGCTGCTGACGTCTTACCCAATCGAAGATTCATCATTTACAATTTGCCAAACGACTTTATGAACCGAATGGGATATTGTGCATTTGCTATGAGCTAAATATCTAGATAACAACGATGAATTGGCTTGATGAAGAGTGCTCTTATTCACTGATGTATTTACAGTCTGATTCATTTGCTTTCTTCGTATCGAGAAGTGTTTCTCTACGAAAATACTATGAAAATACAATCCACTTCGTGATAAACATTTCTAGTCAGATGTGTGATAGTCACATACAATTACCAGTTAATAAATAATCAACCCATACATGGGTACGATATAATTAGTAAGCGCTGTAAATAGATGCGTCTATTGCATATATCACGACGATTTAATTcggatttcatttttcttgttcATTAAAACCGACTTCTTATCAGACACACACATTCCAAATGTCTAATcttatcaatttcaattttatcataTATTTCACTTGCTAAAAAGTACACTGATCTAGAAACTAAACGGTCGCTTATCTATTCGTTTTTTCGATAACCAAGCATAAAGACGtttttttcctttcgtttggttaaatttattgtaatagcATCCGAGAGCACAGCAATTGCTgcttttacaaagaaaatttatttaaaataaaataaaaagaaaattttccagaGAAATTAAACTCTAATAAAAACGAGAATTAACGAAAATGGTGTCTGTGGAAACAATTGGATCAATTTTCCTAAAAGTGTTTAAGCTGGTGAGAGACGTTTAtacattaaaatataattttccgAGTGTGGTATGTTTCGACAGCAAAGAAGTGTTTATGGGTGTAGTGATGTGAAAACAGCAGcgaaatgtgcaaaaaaaaaaacaaaaaaatcgaatgcTGCAATTTGAATCAATTAAATGTGCTCACAAACCTTTCGAGAAATGTAGCTGGAAATTACGCCATACCATTTCTATACACTACACCACACCCAAAAAACACTTGAACATACCGCACGATAAGTTTCATTACGATATCGTTCTGTGTTAGTATGGTGCCGCAAACATATTCGTGGTATTGATGTGACGTGAACCTGTTAGAGCATTTAGGTTCCGCTTACTTGATGCAGCAATTTCGTTATTTTCCGATATATTCCTCCGGAGGTCAATTGCTTCTATTTATATTACCCGTCCCTTTATTCTCATTGcataaaaaacatattttccgtGTGGCGGTAGTGTACGGCAAAGCATCTCTATGCCATTTACACCCCTCATTTTCCCGAAAAAGAAAGCCATTCCCACCGAAACGTATAgggaaaataaacattttctacaTGACTTTTGTGGAAGCATAGAACTAGATATTCTGTGAAATTAACACTTTCCTTCTGAGCCGTATCAGTTTCTTTATCTTCCGAATAAAcatgaagaaagaaagaaaagatgGAAAAAAAACCGGTATTATTGCAGCATTATTTACCATGCTGCTTTGGGTGGAAGTGAAATGTGGGGAGTAAATATTTGTTAGATCGACAGAGAAGAGTTATCCTTTGCTTGGTTATGGTAAACATATACGCCATAAGTAAATAGCCAAAAGGTAAATTCGACTaattttgctcttctacacaATCATTAATACAAGCGAAAATATAAATACCTTGATTATGTTGACGGGAACACCTTCATTGACAAGCTTCATATATAATACACATCATGGATGTGTGTACCTATGTCactaatttcatattttttgttgttatctATATAAAACCACATTGATGAGTCATTACTCCAATGGTTATCTGAGTAAACACCATTTCATAGATAGCGTTTTTGGGTGGAAATTAGTTACATGACGAATAGCAATACAAAGAATAAATTTATGGTCGAGTTTCCAGTTGGTAGTTATTCACTTGATTGTGCAATCTTCTCACATTCCTTTGTTGAcggtaaaattgttttaatggcGAGCTTATGCAAAGTTTGTTACATGAATTCTCTAGATGATAGGGTGTGCACTTGGGAAATATGCGGAAAGTGGGTGCAATGGGTGGTCTTTCCACGGATGGGAAAACTTGTAATGGGCCCTTCAAATgggcagaattttttttttgttgaattttgttgCACTAAACTTTTTCCCTATCGAGACTAAAGATGCCTTAAGAAGTTTGAAGTGCAAACAATTtctggaacattttttttctctgactCGCTGTGTACGAATTACGTGGTCAGATTCACTGTTCCCTTTTGtggaattttctcttttttgatAAAGTTTAACGTTTATGACAGATGTTAATTTGTATTCCTCATTCTGTTTCCAACTATATTTAACGAGTATCCTCAAATCCCATTAACTAGATAAGACGTTGAACAAAGGCATCATCTCGTTCACAAATGCTGCCAATTACATTTCTCCTCGGAATGAATACAAACACGAATTTACGTTCACAATTATTAAATCCACTAAATAATGTCGAATAGAGAATTTAAACTACACATTTACGATAAGCTCACTCAAGTTTTGTGTAATTATTCATAAGTTATAGTTCTACCCTACACACAACAGCGATATATTGTTTCGCCAGTTTTGTTTAACTGTTTTCTTGGGAAAAGcatatttcgaatttcgagCTATCTAACGTTCAGATTAACAGCTTTAAACGAGTCAGCACATATATTTCATTGAGATGAGTTCATGTAAGCTGGAAGAACCTTAAATTCACTTGAGTGAAACCTTAAATTCAACCATTATGCAATGTTTATACGACAAAGATTGTAAACTTTGCATAAGCAGCCGCATTAAATAAGCCAAACAGAACGCTTTTCAACAACTCAGCTTCAATTACCAGTTAGGTGAATTAATTGAAGATATAATGGagaattcattaaattactAGTGCGCTGAATGATAGCAAATAAGATGATCGTATGTCGATTTTGCATATGGATTGATTCGAATTAATTCCGAggtattttgaaaatggtaaTTAAACCATTCAATTGTGGGTTTATGTGCTAATGAGAtgacttttcaattttgaataatttgaatatttatatctcatcatcatcatcgttcTTAGTAGCAACTGAGCAATTCGTAACACACTTCATCGAtggttttcgataaattttatttgaaactcTATCGAACATCGGTTGGATATAAACCGTTTCACAGTTTCGTATTCAGTTGGCGAAAGTTTAAAGTGAAACGAACCCATAAACATCAAttcgtttttcaatttcaatgtcATTTTTATGGAGAAGAGGAAGGCTCTTGACCGGTATATTTCATCGCAGCAATGCCAAACACTACGAACGAAATAAATTCCATATTCGACATgaacgaaattattcacgaCGCTGTTAAACGTTAGCACGTCGGATTTCTTGATGTTTCTCACCGTCTTATTACTGTCAAATTGGCTCCTGCCATTTGAAGAACgaatttaagaattcaaaTCAAGTGAATAATGATTGAGTTTCCAttcgaagaaaattaaatgaatgatGGGATTAAACGCTTGATTAGTTAAGATAGAGACTGTAATTGATAGGGTATGGCCCTTTGTACAACACATCAAAGAAATGCTTAATGGAGTATGTTTCATAAGAGAAAAAAGTTCCGACTGGataattgtaataattttactCTTCATTGGAGTCAAAGCTAAGTCATTCTGAAGTTCAAAcacactctctctctctctctcggcCCTAGCCATCATTTATATGTGAACGGAATAAAAACCCAGTTATCGTTCATTATTGAAGCCAATCCCCAAAATACTGaactaaaagaaaaacgaaagtcTTAAACATCTCAAAtcaataagaaaatttaattaaatttaatcaaaattgaaaaggaCGAAACACACCGTATCATGTTTACACAATTCAATCATCCAACTGGACCGAACCAATTCataatgaaattatttgttgGTTTAAGGTTGTGTTGTATCATTCAGTCGGTAATACGTGGGGATAGTAAATAGAATATGGGGAACATACGGATAGAGAACGAGTATATATAATTCCTACACAGGAATTCAATCAATAATCCCTTCAAGTTTGTCAAGAGATTTAGAATTATCATTGTTGTGCGAGTATATAACCTTAATGTGTGCGTATATACTGTGACAGAATACATATATTACGTTGTGACGTTAGGACATATTTATTATGATTATACTGCAGGCAGAAGAAAAAGTCGGAGCATAAGGGAGCCTATGATAATAAACCTTTAAACCTTTATTATAATCCATCCACTAAAATCATGTAAGTAATGGATGAACAATAAAGGCTTCTTATCTACATAGGACGCTTTTTTGTATACGTCTATCTATAGAACCGCACACAGGCaaataaaagtcaaagaaATATAAGACGACGTTCTAGCCATATATATGAACGATTTGTCtggatgaaaaattgaattttgttttccatATACCATTCGGGGTCTATACATCGGTTGAAGTAATAAAGTCTTAAGTAAGTTTTAATAGCGGTTTAAACCTTAacttcacacacacacattcgtGTCggattttccgaaatttttcttttcttttgttggaGATTATCCCTTTTCTCTATACCAATTTCATAGGTACTTCATGATGATAAATATTCCAATTCAGATAAATTGATAGGAAATTTTTCTCTCCGGGATCATTAATGGCCGGATAAGTTTGAGATTTTATGTACACACCAAATGGGACATTTCACTTTTCACAATGTACTTTGTCACGTTATGTCATTGTATTCGGTTTCGGAATAGTGGAAGATTTTCTATACGGTGACTGTAGACTCTGACTTAGagtgagaaaattgaaaacttgcAATCAATTGAAAGCGTTGAATGGGAAAGTGAAGACAAAGCAATAGCGagtataaatcaaaaatacgttttcccatgaaattttcgttcattcaaCATGGGAATCATCAATTGTTGAACTTTTACAGATGACAGAAACACTGTGCGAATTGTCTGCACTGTTCATtattaaaaaacattaattagaAATGCGGCAGGTTAATTGACTTTGTCATTCAAGAAACTACTACTCTGCCTTTATGACAATTTGTAGCGAAACAAACTCGCAGGtagacaaaaacaaattaatgaaGGAAGAACAAGCTTTGACtttgaatttgtttatattcataaaatgaaacaagaCAACGAGTACCGAAAACTCAATCCGCGAAGAAACATTACAATTTTGCCCATTTTATTAATAGTCTCATCAGCATGccgtaataaataaaatttacgcCACTTACTCAGCCATCAATCATGTCGTAAATTACACTAAATGCTGCTCAAAGTTCAAGTCAAACTCAATTACAAATCACCGTAGTTTcgctctacaaaaaaaatcatttcaataaaaatcattcgatatttttatcacggatattttgaaatgtcCTTTTTGGGGGGAGGAGGTGGGGGtggtgaatgttttttttagagacaaataaattaaaagtatGAGAcgaaaatcggtaaagaaaaTAGCccagaaagagagagagaaggagcaaaagaaaatcaattacatGTCCATTAGTGGCTGATAAATAACATTCTGcgtcaaattaattaattcaagaaaaataataCCGCGTCGCACATTCAGAAAATCGGCAGAAAGAAACGAACTAATTAATCAGCAAAACTGAGGCATGTTTAAATTAATACCAAATTAAGGCTGTTCATATACTACCGACCGTCAAATGTTTAGCTATTCTTGAAACGAAAGTAgccaaaaattctaatttaagaaaaattacaaattccaCGCACTCATTAATCCTTAGCGTAAACACAGACCATTAATAGGAACATGGCAGAACGATACACCTCTATACGATTCGCTTCAGCTCtcagaaaggaaaaaaaacgggACATTATTATGACTTATGTGCCTCTTTTGGCCCCCCCTCAGTCACATTTATAATCGTAATAGCTCAACATTACCACCCCCGAAAATAAATCGGATATTACAAATCATATATTACTTTCTTATTCCTTTTATAACTTTTAATggaatgattttcatttttattttcattttcatttatcaacTTTCTCtcacgttttttttgtgttgttgttgtattcCTCTTCTTAttcttcaaacatttttcaggtGGTTAATATAATCGTGTTGATACTATACAGAACCGGATATGGTGGCGATTTTCTCGGTGTGGGTGGTACATGGAATTTgaacgaagagaaaaatgcCGATGCCGAAATTGTAGCATCTGGAGTGTTTGTTGGATTTATGATTTATACGTCCGTACAGTTAATAACATTCTGCTTTGGCACAACAGCTCATAAAAGGTATAATAATATTATCAGGCTAGGCACTGGTCGGTCCccgtttttcttttccttttactgtattttattgtatttaaaGAACGTATTGATTGTCTGTGACGTTCGGTTCGATGAGTGATTAATACACCCGAATATCTGGGCAATGAAACCTTTTGCGAAATATCGTAATTTAATACATTCAACGGTAAATTTGATGCGTATAGCATTATTGGAGGAGGAGTAGTTGGAGCAACAGGACTTTACGCGAATTACTTACTTTAACTGAACGTCTCATCAAGATACATTTAgtcaaaaaaatgatttttttctcattcTCCGCTCTTTGAAAGAGCCTCTTTCTCATTAAATAAAATCGGGAGAAATCCGTTAAATCACGGTGTTTAATCACCCTACTATGCATCAATGTATATCGATTTCAATCGgtgttttcaattcaaattaaatttttcattgacaaattcCCACACACACgctatacaaaaaaaaagtacatCGAAAAGTCATCGCtgaaatcattgaaattaaCAATCGAacttaattgaatttgaactATGTGTCTGTGATGTTAAATTTTAACAGGGAATTATCGGACAcaataatgaattttgtggGAGCATTTATGTGGGTGGCAGTCGGTGGAACGGCATTACACTATTGGAACGGTTATTTGGCCGATCATGATTTCTTGCATGTTGCCACCGAACGACAGGTAAAAATagcaacaaattttcaatttaaaatttgccCAATTTCATTTTGCAACTTGTCGTTGTGCACAGGTTGGCTTGGCACTGGGATCATTGTGTGTAATTTCTGGAGCATTGTATGTGGTCGACTGTGTTCTGGCCTTTGTTCATTTCGCAAAGGAACAGAATTAAATGCATATGGCATCGAAACAACGTCGATTTAAGTAAGCTAACTGTTAAGAGAATGTCCGtgtgtattttttttagtttaaatttaGACTTATTTTTTACACAAGTACCGCcacttatttcaattttgtaatgTTCATTTTGccattaagtaaaaaaaagagtaaaaaaTAGGTTAACTATGACAAAACGAAATCGAGCCaagtaaatcaataaaattcaatttcataatCAAATAGCATTCAGTTAAACGACTACAATGACATAGCATTAAAAAAGTGCAAACGAAGTTTTaataatgtaaaattgtaagggattgattttaaataaatatttgaaaggaaaaaaattctattttcatttgaacattgcacaaatttacatttatacATTGAATCAATTTGAAGAAGCAATAAACAATTCTTTATTATCGGTGTTTTAATGtgaaaaacgataaaaaaacgACTGCACCATATGAAAGGAAAGAGAATAAAAACTGTAGAATGCAATTAAGCGATGCAGAGGATCAATTCAAGTGCACTCCATTAGCAGAAAGCACAATGTTAAGCACTTTCAAATGCTAATaaagaaaggaaaatgttGCATCTATGATGGTAGTATTATTAGCGGGTCTGCATATTTGTTAGTTTTGCTAAAGGTTAAAGAACTAGGAACCACCTTTTGGATGGATCAGGTTCTTGGATCAGGTCGTTTAATAAAGTCCACGAAAAATCGTTCGACAACGTCCAATTGCGAAATCAACAGTAGAATAGAAACGGTTCTTAAGAATAACTCGGAAATTAGCGTTAGGGTCTTGCTGCCTTCGTTACTTTCTTTACTTTACCGGCACTACAACCCACTAAGGGTCTTGGCCTTCTCCAACATGCATCTCCAACCGGACCTATCCGCGGCTAACGACTCCGATTGTTTTAAGATTTGAGAGGACTACGTCGCACCATCTGGCCTTTGGTCGACCTGCACTTCTCCTCGTTTCAGGTTTGgtcttcaatattttcttcggaATACGATTTTCCTCCATCCGTTCCACATGACCGAGCCACCGAAGTCTATTCAGTTTTATGATTCTGACTCTGTCTGGCTCTTCATAAAGCTGTTTGGCTCTTCATAAAGCTGTTTTAGCTCAAAGTTGTATCGTTGTAGCCATCTGTTTTGATTCGGATCCAGGATGAGGATCGGTCCGAATATTGTACACAGGACTTGCCTTTCAAACGTTAACAACGTCTGTTCTTCTCTTTGTGTCATGCACCACGATTTCGAGCCGTATATTACAACCGGTCTTATTACTGATCTGTACAATGTATTGCTAATTGACTTGGACCTAAGGATGTTCAACAGACTATAATAACTTCTGTTTCCCAAAGTTATCCATGATGCTGTTGTCGGTATTTAGCTGAGATCCCAGGTACACAAATTCGTTTATCACcttgaatgtgtgtgtgttgatTTGTACATTCTGCTCTCGGGGTCGGTTCGAATGAGTAATGATCATGTATTCCGTTTTTGTTATTCACCTTTAATCCGAGGTCTCCAAGGCCATGAAGTTTTCTTTAACAATTTCCATATTTCTGCCGATTATATCCAAGTCGTCTGCAAAACCAAGTGTTTGACTGGATTTGGTGAAAATGGTGTCTGTCTTTGTGGCCGTCACTGCTGCTTCCAGAATCAGATTGAAAAGCAGCGTTGCGAGACGATCCCCTTAGCGTAGTCCTTCCTCAATGTCAAAAGATTCTGACAGTTTGTTTCGAATCCTTACACGGCTGTTAGCTCCTTCTAACGTCAGTTTCGTCAGGGCGATCAGTTTTTCGGTGATGTCAAACTCTGCCATCACTCTCCACAGTTTCTTTCTGATCACACTGTCGTATGCTGCTTTGAAGTCAACGAAAAGTTGGTGCAGTTCGACGTTTTATTCCATGCCCTTCTCCAATATTTGCTTGATTACAAACAtctgttttgttgttgaacgACCTTCTCGGAATCCACCCTGGTATTCACCAACTGAACATTCCATGTACGGGAGCATTCGACGGTATAAAATTAACGCGAATATCTTGCTGCCTTCGTTGCATTAGCTCAATTTTTCTATCCTCCGCCTATTTACAGGTTATTGAAATCCCTTGAAAGAGGTCAGAGTAATCGTCTGATTCCTACCATTGTTTTAGATACAATGATTTCGAAAGTGTGAATCAGCAGCTGAGATTGCATTGGTGTTATTTAAAAGCTAATATCAATAAGATTAAGATAAGCAGAAATCaggaaaaatcgttttttggtgtttttgaTAAGTTTAACATGCACAGGAACCGTAAAGTTTTccaaaattatcgaatttttacCCCTCCTTTGAACTGCTCATATCTCATCGTAGGTCAATTATACTTTTCATATAAGACCTTGTAATGTCTCGTGTAGCTGGAGAAATTAACACAAGAAAAGTACagattttcggttttcgatcaTCTCTCGCTGGCCACATcgatgtttaaaaaaaaattgttggctTCTAAGACCAATAGCTTcgtaggcacatataaaaaaatccactggataatgcgtccgatttaggcaggcttttcaaaagaatccctcaaaaaTTAGTCGTAGGATCATCTAGcctaatttttcaattctcagttgcttaaaaaaaagattcatggAAATTTGTTTCGAAATCAGCCTTGAGAATTGAACCGACTGCATCAGATAGTACATCTGCTACCTTCAGCTACGACGAAAAAATGCGGCAAAATCTGACTGTTTTTCTCTTATGTACATACTAAAACttatgaaataaaagattaaGTGCAAGCAAAGATGTAATGGATTACTGATGATACTTTGTCCGTTTGTAAAGGATAAACATTTGAATGAACTTAAGGCACGTTTGTAAGCTATAAATCGGCAATTTTTGAGTCCCACTCCCCTTTgtacgtttttcaaaaaatcctaCTAAAAGTGCGCacgaatttttgatttaaaaaaattcaaaaagcgCCTGAAAGGCGCCtaatttatgataatttaTGAATACGTACTATGGGTGTAGAGTAGATGTAGAGTAGATATGCGAAAGTGGATTTCTAGCACAAACTAAGCTCACTGTTCAatcgatttgaaat
Proteins encoded in this region:
- the LOC119071814 gene encoding protein snakeskin, with the translated sequence MVSVETIGSIFLKVFKLVVNIIVLILYRTGYGGDFLGVGGTWNLNEEKNADAEIVASGVFVGFMIYTSVQLITFCFGTTAHKRELSDTIMNFVGAFMWVAVGGTALHYWNGYLADHDFLHVATERQVGLALGSLCVISGALYVVDCVLAFVHFAKEQN